The following proteins come from a genomic window of Pseudomonas cichorii:
- a CDS encoding MFS transporter produces MNANIDTTYANSAYRSDNKGSLPPPRWYVHLNCNGLFNTHLAFGHYAGLDSATEITLQLECEEHLIYQKQKVGGEKQEVYCDAKRWRFQNSSKIPHILFTLKLMSFFFIWALWGMGTFYSVILELVYGNVTTEIAVLIAALSVGLMVTSLALYMTEKKSVHYIQIVGLLICTGLVFWLKGSLFGSSEMHIFFWLGTLLYFMGAIGFDCLLWLHSTASRHDGSEFNRVDGMVRFKRRFRRLFVAPFEEFDPVLTLLPSGYGSHDYTITLYHRYTNKKISLATKMHSLGLDQANTLAFWDCLQRYMDVTQPLPDLPVLEQSRHLDPVTAAHDASTGRNSRRWRDQAITGWKTSGEKKLNEQLQRYPWQQQPCVIKARLSEELTIEAWYRAQEAKGIQATPKAEDFAPRADYDESQI; encoded by the coding sequence ATGAACGCAAATATTGATACTACCTACGCCAATAGCGCCTATCGCAGCGACAACAAAGGATCACTGCCGCCACCAAGATGGTACGTCCATCTCAACTGCAATGGCCTGTTCAACACGCATCTTGCCTTTGGTCATTACGCCGGGCTGGATTCAGCTACGGAAATCACTCTGCAACTGGAGTGCGAAGAACATCTGATTTATCAGAAGCAGAAAGTGGGTGGTGAAAAACAGGAAGTGTACTGTGATGCAAAACGCTGGCGATTTCAGAACTCCAGCAAGATACCGCATATTTTATTTACGCTTAAGCTAATGAGCTTTTTCTTTATATGGGCTCTTTGGGGTATGGGGACTTTCTATTCAGTAATTCTTGAACTGGTATATGGAAACGTGACGACTGAAATCGCTGTTTTAATAGCCGCGCTATCAGTAGGCTTGATGGTTACGTCTCTCGCCCTGTACATGACCGAAAAAAAATCTGTTCATTACATTCAAATTGTCGGACTCCTTATCTGCACTGGCCTTGTCTTCTGGCTAAAAGGCTCTCTCTTCGGCAGTAGCGAAATGCATATTTTCTTCTGGTTAGGCACCCTCCTCTACTTCATGGGCGCCATCGGCTTCGACTGTTTGCTCTGGCTACACAGTACGGCCAGCCGCCATGACGGCAGCGAGTTCAATCGGGTAGACGGCATGGTGCGTTTCAAGCGGCGCTTTCGGCGTTTGTTTGTCGCGCCTTTCGAGGAGTTCGATCCGGTGCTGACGTTACTGCCCAGTGGCTACGGCTCTCATGACTACACGATCACGCTGTATCACCGCTACACCAACAAGAAGATATCTCTGGCAACCAAGATGCATTCACTGGGGCTGGATCAGGCCAACACTCTGGCCTTCTGGGATTGCCTGCAACGCTATATGGACGTCACCCAACCTCTGCCCGACCTTCCGGTACTGGAACAAAGCCGCCATCTGGACCCCGTCACCGCCGCCCACGATGCCAGCACCGGCCGCAACTCACGTCGCTGGCGCGATCAAGCAATAACAGGCTGGAAAACTTCGGGAGAAAAGAAACTCAACGAGCAATTGCAACGCTATCCCTGGCAGCAACAGCCCTGCGTGATCAAAGCCCGCCTGAGTGAAGAGCTCACCATCGAAGCCTGGTACCGCGCTCAGGAAGCCAAGGGTATTCAGGCAACACCCAAGGCTGAGGACTTTGCGCCGCGCGCTGATTACGACGAGTCACAGATATGA